In Bubalus bubalis isolate 160015118507 breed Murrah chromosome 3, NDDB_SH_1, whole genome shotgun sequence, a genomic segment contains:
- the DDX52 gene encoding probable ATP-dependent RNA helicase DDX52 has product MDAHDLFRRLGVGAKFDLRRFSADAARFQIGKRKYDFDSSEVLQGLDFFGNKKPVPGDRGALRTHQELQDEEKKEESQIERKKEQNRKKKKKKMTSEITSEEEFSTIQWVSSVEAKIEDKNVKRENKLTSGKLEQLRKEKLNFFRNKHKIHVQGTDLPDPIATFQQLDQEYKINSRLLQNIVDAGFQTPTPIQMQAIPVMLHGRELLASAPTGSGKTLAFSIPILMHLKQPTNKGFRALIISPTRELASQIHRELVKLSEGTGFRIHMIHKAAVAAKKFGPKSSKKFDILVTTPNRLIYLLKQDPPGIDLTSVEWLVVDESDKLFEDGKTGFRDQLASIFLACTSHKVKRAMFSATFAYDVEQWCKLNLDNVITVSIGARNSAVETVEQELLFVGSETGKLLAMRELVKKGFNPPVLVFVQSIERAKELFHELIYEGINVDVIHADRTQQQRDNTVHSFRAGKIWVLICTALLARGIDFKGVNLVINYDFPTSSVEYIHRIGRTGRAGHKGKAITFFTEDDKPLLRSVANVIQQAGCPVPEYIKGFQKLLSKQKKKMIKKPLERESISTTPKYFLEKAKDKRKKVTGQNKEKVAPEDKS; this is encoded by the exons ATGGATGCTCACGATCTGTTTCGCCGGCTCGGCGTGGGGGCCAAATTCGACTTGAGACGCTTTTCAGCGGACGCAGCTCGATTCCAG ataggaaaaaggaaatatgaCTTTGATTCCTCGGAGGTGCTACAGGGATTGGACTTTTTTGGAAACAAAAAGCCTGTCCCAGGTGATCGTGGGGCATTAAGAACTCATCAGGAGCTacaagatgaagagaaaaaagaagaaagccaaaTTGAAAGGAAGAAGGAGCAgaacaggaaaaagaagaagaagaagatgacTTCAG aaattacttCTGAAGAAGAATTTTCTACTATACAGTGGGTATCATCTGTGGAAGCAAAGATTgaagataaaaatgttaaaagagaaaataaactaacTTCAGGAAAGTTAGAGcagctaagaaaagaaaag CTAAACTTCTTCCggaataaacataaaattcatgtccaaggaactgatcttcctgacccaattgCTACGTTTCAGCAACTTGACCAGGAATATAAAATCAATTCTCGACTGCTTCAGAACATTGTAGATGCAGGCTTCCAGACACCTACACCAATCCAAATGCAAGCCATTCCAGTTATGCTGCAT GGTCGAGAACTGCTGGCTTCTGCTCCTACTGGATCTGGAAAGACTTTGGCTTTTAGCATTCCTATTTTAATGCACCTGAAACAACCCACAAATAAAGGCTTCAGAGCCTTGATTATATCACCTACACGAGAACTTGCCAGCCAG atTCACCGAGAGTTAGTAAAACTGTCTGAGGGAACAGGATTCAGGATACACATGATCCACAAAGCAGCAGTTGCAGCCAAGAAATTTGGACCTAAATCATCTAAGAAATTTG ATATCCTTGTGACTACTCCAAATCGACTAATCTATTTATTAAAACAAGATCCTCCAGGAATAGACCTAACGAG tGTTGAATGGCTGGTAGTAGATGAATCAGATAAACTGTTTGAAGATGGCAAAACTGGGTTCAGAGACCAGCTGGCTTCCATTTTCTTGGCCTGTACATCCCACAAGGTGAAGAGAGCTATGTTCAGTGCAACTTTTGCCTATGATGTTGAACAGTGGTGCAAACTGAACTTGGACAATGTCATTACTGTATCCATTGGAGCAAG gaatTCTGCAGTAGAGACGGTAGAACAAGAGCTTCTCTTTGTTGGTTCGGAGACTGGAAAACTACTGGCCATGAGAGAACTTGTTAAAAAG GGTTTCAATCCacctgttcttgtttttgttcagtccaTTGAAAGGGCTAAAGAACTTTTTCATGAGCTCATATATGAAGGTATTAACGTGGATGTTATTCATGCAGACAGAACACAGCAACAG AGAGATAACACAGTCCACAGCTTCAGAGCAGGAAAAATCTGGGTTCTTATTTGTACAGCCTTGCTAGCCAGAGGGATCGATTTTAAAGGTGTGAACTTGGTTATCAACTATGACTTTCCAACCAGCTCAGTGGAATATATTCACAGGATAG GTCGAACTGGAAGAGCTGGGCATAAAGGAAAAGCTATTACATTTTTCACTGAAGATGATAAACCATTATTAAGAAG TGTTGCCAATGTTATCCAGCAGGCTGGATGTCCTGTCCCAGAATACATAAAAGGTTTCCAGAAACTACTAAG taaacaaaagaaaaagatgattaaGAAGCCCTTGGAAAGGGAGAGCATTAGTAcaactccaaaatattttttagaaaaagcaaaggataaacg GAAAAAGGTCACTGGTCAGAACAAGGAGAAAGTAGCTCCTGAGgacaaaagttaa